A region of Myxococcus stipitatus DSM 14675 DNA encodes the following proteins:
- a CDS encoding ABC transporter substrate-binding protein, with amino-acid sequence MGAKRYLFTFGLLAGLLSALVLGGVLELSGQPLETSSWTVLVVATPALYLTGGYLAWFRWAALRRLARRRVMARLAEGDLTTSGGPTFEGHEDVRRLILSLRRALSQVQRVTANLHRTSNDVSEQALSLLEAARRQGGAVERTLQSVSDMGGSLQVVGKRVHQLEVFAVDTTGALLEMTERLGQVVGALSQVNDFANHTTALMQAMSERLANIASSGDELARFASEAEDFVALVEGGIDSVRRRASETNQLALAVTATAERGEVLVADSVKGMYRVEETVRKAAELMGTLGARSAEIGRIVDVIQEIADQTNLLALNAAIIAAQAGEHGRPFGVVANEIRNLAERTTRSTREIGAMVSGIRDAVLTAVTLVHEGREQATTGVALGDRASEALVEIRTITQRTFSAVEATVTETQRLEAQGATVVEASRRVARRVEDVTRMAIEQSGHARELVRQTMEMARVGHGASQKAEDQARTGRDLSEAVVRLSASIEELRTANAVLIKADSSIREEVAQVREDARRVIRIGDGLTRTVNQLGHEALGLETEVFRFQLPRPRAGGTMRVVLHQAASLRNRQAVDPLFSVENQLSELTACAFSGLTRLEDGGLEPDLAERWDADPSARRYRFYLRRGVTFHDGALLTATDVKRHLERLLDPAVRSPDRSLLEDVEGAVEFSSGLAREVSGIEALDDATLEIRLREPKAFFPHLMALTPTAVARVDAGGRLVGTGPFRVVSLEPERVVLERNPSYWRPTVPLLDRLEFQLVDSREEAVTRLRTGSADLVSFLSAEHVEVPGLDSFQVLASAAPFTAFIALNLREAPYDDVRVRRALRAGMNIQGAVEQFHPGARVARTLTPPELIGGAEVRGLPTPDVAMAEQLLREVGLRRLRLTLHHPAGRDTSAEDAVLFRPLLQAGLLELRHVEMAPEDYAVHLREGKLPAFHAHWLADFPDPDTFLYFLLNSAAQTVYPLSYRNAELDRITAEARVSIDPELRQQLYVRAEHLFHDDCPLIPLYHERIHAAATSSVQGLRLHQTPPQVRYEDLWVDPNTAA; translated from the coding sequence ATGGGCGCCAAACGGTACCTCTTCACGTTCGGCCTGCTGGCCGGTCTGCTCTCCGCGCTCGTGCTCGGGGGAGTCCTCGAGTTGAGCGGCCAGCCGCTGGAGACCTCCTCCTGGACGGTGCTGGTGGTGGCCACGCCCGCGCTGTACCTGACGGGTGGCTATCTCGCGTGGTTCCGCTGGGCGGCGCTGCGGCGGCTGGCCCGGCGCCGCGTCATGGCGCGCCTGGCGGAGGGAGACCTCACCACCTCCGGCGGCCCCACCTTCGAGGGACACGAGGACGTCCGCCGCCTCATCCTGTCGCTGCGCCGCGCGCTGTCGCAGGTGCAGCGGGTGACGGCCAACCTGCACCGCACCAGCAACGACGTGAGCGAACAGGCCCTCAGCCTGCTCGAAGCGGCGCGCCGACAGGGGGGCGCCGTGGAGCGCACGCTCCAGTCCGTCAGCGACATGGGCGGCAGCCTCCAGGTGGTGGGCAAGCGCGTGCACCAGCTCGAGGTGTTCGCCGTCGACACCACGGGCGCCCTGCTGGAGATGACGGAGCGGCTGGGGCAGGTCGTGGGCGCGCTGTCGCAGGTCAACGACTTCGCCAACCACACCACCGCGCTGATGCAGGCCATGAGCGAGCGGCTGGCCAACATCGCCTCCTCCGGCGATGAGCTGGCGCGCTTCGCGAGCGAGGCCGAGGACTTCGTCGCCCTCGTCGAAGGAGGCATCGACTCCGTGCGCCGCCGCGCCAGCGAGACGAACCAGCTGGCGCTCGCGGTGACGGCGACGGCCGAGCGGGGCGAAGTGCTGGTGGCCGACAGCGTGAAGGGCATGTACCGGGTGGAGGAGACGGTGCGGAAGGCCGCGGAGCTGATGGGCACGCTGGGCGCCCGCTCCGCGGAGATTGGCCGCATCGTCGACGTCATCCAGGAGATTGCCGACCAGACCAACCTGCTCGCCCTCAACGCGGCCATCATCGCCGCCCAGGCGGGTGAGCACGGCCGGCCCTTCGGCGTGGTGGCCAACGAGATTCGCAACCTGGCCGAGCGCACCACGCGCTCCACACGCGAAATCGGCGCCATGGTGTCCGGCATCCGCGACGCGGTGCTGACCGCGGTGACGCTGGTGCACGAAGGCCGCGAGCAGGCCACCACCGGCGTGGCGCTGGGAGACCGCGCCTCCGAGGCGCTGGTGGAGATTCGCACCATCACCCAGCGCACCTTCAGCGCCGTGGAAGCCACGGTGACGGAGACGCAGCGGCTGGAGGCCCAGGGCGCCACGGTGGTGGAGGCCAGCCGGCGGGTGGCTCGGCGCGTGGAGGACGTCACGCGCATGGCCATCGAGCAGTCCGGCCACGCGCGCGAGCTGGTGCGCCAGACGATGGAGATGGCCCGCGTCGGGCATGGGGCCTCGCAGAAGGCGGAGGACCAGGCGCGCACCGGACGCGACCTGTCCGAGGCCGTGGTCCGCCTGAGCGCCTCCATCGAGGAGCTGCGCACCGCCAACGCGGTGCTCATCAAGGCGGACTCCTCCATTCGCGAGGAGGTGGCGCAGGTGCGCGAGGACGCGCGCCGGGTCATCCGCATCGGCGATGGGCTGACGCGCACGGTGAATCAGCTGGGCCACGAGGCGCTGGGGCTGGAGACGGAGGTGTTCCGCTTCCAGCTGCCTCGGCCGCGCGCGGGCGGCACGATGCGCGTGGTGCTGCATCAGGCGGCCTCGCTGCGCAATCGTCAGGCGGTGGACCCGCTGTTCAGCGTGGAGAACCAGCTCTCGGAGCTGACCGCGTGTGCCTTCTCGGGCCTCACGCGGCTGGAGGACGGAGGACTGGAGCCGGACCTCGCCGAGCGCTGGGACGCAGACCCGTCCGCGCGCCGCTACCGCTTCTACCTGCGCCGAGGCGTCACCTTCCACGACGGGGCGCTGCTCACCGCGACCGACGTGAAGCGCCACCTGGAGCGCTTGCTGGACCCCGCCGTGCGCTCACCGGACCGCAGCCTGCTCGAGGATGTGGAGGGCGCGGTCGAGTTCTCCTCGGGACTGGCCCGCGAGGTGTCCGGCATCGAGGCGCTCGACGACGCCACGCTGGAGATTCGCCTGCGAGAGCCCAAGGCGTTCTTCCCGCACTTGATGGCGCTGACGCCCACGGCGGTCGCGCGAGTGGATGCGGGGGGGAGGCTGGTGGGCACGGGCCCCTTCCGCGTCGTGTCGCTGGAGCCGGAGCGCGTGGTGCTGGAGCGCAATCCGTCCTACTGGCGCCCCACGGTGCCGCTGCTCGACAGGCTGGAGTTCCAGCTCGTGGACTCGCGCGAGGAGGCCGTCACGAGGCTGCGCACGGGCTCCGCGGACCTGGTGTCCTTCCTCTCCGCGGAGCACGTGGAGGTGCCAGGGCTCGACTCCTTCCAGGTGCTGGCCAGCGCCGCGCCCTTCACCGCCTTCATCGCCCTCAACCTGCGCGAGGCGCCCTACGACGACGTGCGCGTGCGCCGAGCCCTGCGCGCGGGCATGAACATCCAGGGCGCGGTGGAGCAGTTCCACCCGGGCGCCCGCGTGGCCCGCACCCTCACCCCGCCCGAGCTGATTGGCGGCGCGGAGGTCCGGGGACTGCCGACTCCCGACGTGGCGATGGCGGAGCAGCTCCTGCGCGAGGTGGGCCTGCGTCGGCTGCGGCTCACGCTGCATCACCCCGCCGGGCGCGACACCTCCGCCGAGGACGCGGTCCTCTTCCGTCCCCTGCTGCAAGCGGGCTTGCTGGAGCTGCGGCACGTGGAGATGGCGCCGGAGGACTACGCGGTGCATCTGCGCGAGGGAAAGCTCCCGGCCTTCCACGCGCACTGGCTGGCGGACTTCCCGGACCCGGACACGTTCCTCTACTTCCTGCTGAACTCCGCCGCGCAGACGGTCTACCCGCTGAGCTATCGCAACGCGGAGCTGGACCGCATCACCGCGGAGGCTCGCGTGTCCATCGACCCGGAGCTGCGTCAGCAGCTCTACGTGCGCGCCGAGCACCTCTTCCACGACGACTGTCCGCTCATCCCGCTGTACCACGAGCGCATCCACGCGGCGGCCACGTCGTCGGTGCAGGGGCTGCGGCTGCACCAGACGCCGCCGCAGGTCCGCTACGAGGACCTCTGGGTGGACCCGAACACGGCCGCGTGA
- a CDS encoding lasso peptide biosynthesis protein gives MSSPLALLVLLLAASPVSPGEGTEGPPQRESARFVFAWRGVPVGTVSLTHEAGRFTYLSQHLHTRGTRHGERRREVTLAVDASGRLAGGKGVPQALWLWRGPPSPGCVTGREELSGREGPHCVTGGTAPWVEGTLLGVPFRARYSAGGRMEVLEVGDSRFTEASPQERLRPPPDFFSQGLPVEGGSQGALTLVPALEVPSRLEGMTPWTSVAARALSARVHAAFPEKGPGAADWREGGEGEAGGCLAHALRFAAGARKQGVKVALVHGLLVVDGGPARPHAWVRVALVDGGTLDLDPTSLDAVLPDTHLPLALAEARGPALEAGARWLALLRGAHRVVRQR, from the coding sequence GTGTCTTCCCCGCTCGCCCTCCTCGTCCTCCTCCTCGCCGCCAGCCCCGTGAGCCCAGGGGAGGGGACAGAGGGCCCTCCCCAGAGGGAGTCGGCGCGCTTCGTCTTCGCCTGGCGAGGGGTGCCGGTGGGCACGGTGAGCCTGACGCACGAGGCCGGGCGCTTCACCTACCTCAGCCAGCACCTGCACACCCGAGGCACCCGCCACGGGGAGCGGCGCCGCGAGGTGACGCTGGCGGTGGACGCCTCGGGCCGGCTCGCGGGAGGAAAGGGGGTGCCCCAGGCGCTGTGGCTGTGGCGAGGCCCTCCCTCACCGGGCTGCGTGACGGGGCGCGAGGAATTGTCCGGCCGAGAGGGCCCTCACTGTGTCACCGGAGGGACGGCCCCCTGGGTGGAGGGCACGCTGCTGGGCGTCCCCTTCCGAGCCCGCTACAGCGCGGGTGGGCGCATGGAGGTGCTGGAGGTCGGTGACTCCCGCTTCACCGAGGCGTCCCCCCAAGAGCGCCTGCGCCCGCCGCCCGACTTCTTCTCGCAAGGGCTCCCCGTCGAGGGCGGCTCGCAGGGCGCGCTGACGCTGGTGCCCGCCCTGGAGGTCCCGTCGCGGCTGGAGGGGATGACGCCGTGGACAAGCGTCGCCGCCCGAGCCCTCTCCGCGCGCGTCCACGCGGCGTTCCCGGAGAAGGGCCCTGGGGCCGCGGACTGGCGCGAGGGCGGCGAAGGCGAGGCGGGTGGCTGTCTGGCGCACGCGCTGCGCTTCGCGGCGGGGGCGCGGAAGCAGGGCGTGAAGGTGGCCCTGGTGCACGGGCTCCTGGTGGTGGATGGCGGGCCCGCGAGACCTCACGCCTGGGTGCGCGTGGCGCTGGTGGATGGCGGCACGCTGGACCTGGACCCCACCTCGCTGGACGCGGTGCTGCCGGACACGCACCTGCCGCTGGCCCTGGCGGAAGCGCGAGGCCCGGCGCTGGAGGCGGGAGCGCGGTGGCTCGCGCTCCTGCGGGGGGCTCACCGCGTCGTGCGTCAGCGGTGA
- a CDS encoding DedA family protein — protein sequence MVEYIDQLIGALGPLGLLVLGVAAALEYVVPPFPGDTITLLGGVYAVRGTQPWALVFLVVVAGSVLGAFINYQVGHWLAQRFDANPERSYFGITHARLQEVQSRMRRSGPWLLVVNRFLPGIRGLIFVAAGAARMPRLNALGLGAVSAMAHTGLVLALGAAVGGNLEKLTALISRYQYAVVGLVVVGVVAVLVRMFARRRAPAPGP from the coding sequence ATGGTGGAATACATCGACCAGCTCATCGGAGCGCTCGGGCCGTTGGGGTTGCTGGTGTTGGGGGTCGCAGCGGCCTTGGAGTACGTCGTCCCACCTTTCCCCGGGGACACCATCACGCTGCTCGGCGGTGTGTACGCGGTGCGAGGCACCCAGCCGTGGGCGCTCGTCTTCCTCGTCGTCGTCGCGGGGAGTGTGCTCGGCGCCTTCATCAACTACCAGGTGGGTCACTGGCTGGCTCAGCGCTTCGACGCCAACCCCGAGCGCAGCTACTTCGGCATCACCCACGCGCGCCTCCAGGAGGTCCAGTCCCGGATGCGCCGCAGCGGCCCATGGCTCCTCGTGGTCAACCGCTTCCTGCCCGGCATCCGAGGCCTCATCTTCGTCGCCGCGGGCGCCGCGCGCATGCCACGGCTGAACGCGCTGGGCCTGGGCGCGGTGTCCGCCATGGCACATACGGGGCTGGTGCTCGCGCTGGGGGCCGCGGTCGGCGGCAACCTCGAGAAGTTGACGGCCCTCATCAGTCGCTACCAGTACGCCGTCGTGGGGCTCGTGGTGGTGGGCGTGGTGGCGGTGTTGGTGCGTATGTTCGCTCGACGACGTGCGCCCGCCCCAGGGCCCTGA
- a CDS encoding TonB family protein codes for MQTESRPSTSPHSLVDPLLGQVLHGRFRVLSPVGAGGMGRVYRALQLPLERVVALKVMSPSFPTASDPEFQRRFLLEASITAKLSHPNTVTVIDYGKTEDGTFYIAMEYLEGRTLAEHLASGPMPWPRAVDIAQQVCRSLREAHRLGVVHRDLKPANVMLLAEEGRDHVKVLDFGLVKSFVVAGESGASQAVPEITQGGMFLGSPMYMAPEQARNLADARSDIYALGVLLYQMLMGRPPFVMQDPLELIFAHQKEPPPRFQTVRPEVVIPEAVEAVVRRCLEKQPAHRYESMEALLEALRGVVGGLADTGPGEVLTGPLAVSTNSGVQGTMVLDISLDESSVVRPEKPRSSLPRWSLMLGVLLVCGAGAYLLGARHAPPPVDAPTVAVPPVPSAAPMREEPPTIVAAVQPPQPVRFHVSSQPSGARVFWKGVERGTTPFVLEVPPDARGLATAELTFVREGYRSDRVLAGGSGEVLLSQRLQRERGGRGGTSSPGAEVASPVEWQSGPSLSAPTPLEVPVAAEPAVVGARPSHVAAEPIQLPENAKPPVELTGNPQPEFPQEARAAGREGMVVLKLVVTARGEVRDVTVMRGEEPFASAALRAVRTWRYQPAMLEGQPVAVYRVVKVPFRLRP; via the coding sequence ATGCAGACTGAATCGCGCCCGTCGACTTCGCCTCATTCGCTGGTGGACCCGCTGCTCGGCCAGGTGCTCCATGGGCGCTTCCGGGTGTTGTCGCCCGTGGGCGCCGGGGGCATGGGCCGGGTGTATCGAGCACTCCAGCTTCCATTGGAGCGGGTGGTGGCGCTCAAGGTGATGAGCCCCTCGTTCCCGACGGCGAGCGACCCGGAGTTCCAGCGGCGCTTCCTCCTGGAGGCGAGCATCACGGCGAAGCTGAGCCATCCGAACACCGTCACCGTCATCGACTACGGGAAGACGGAGGATGGGACGTTCTACATCGCGATGGAGTATCTGGAGGGGCGCACGCTGGCGGAGCACCTGGCCTCCGGGCCCATGCCTTGGCCACGCGCGGTGGATATCGCCCAGCAGGTGTGCCGGTCGCTGCGCGAGGCGCATCGGCTGGGCGTCGTGCACCGGGACTTGAAGCCCGCGAACGTGATGTTGCTGGCGGAGGAGGGGCGCGACCACGTGAAGGTGCTCGACTTCGGGCTGGTGAAGTCCTTCGTCGTGGCGGGGGAGAGCGGTGCCTCGCAGGCGGTGCCGGAGATCACCCAGGGCGGGATGTTCCTGGGCTCGCCGATGTACATGGCGCCGGAGCAGGCGCGGAACCTGGCGGATGCGCGCAGTGACATCTACGCGCTCGGAGTCCTGCTGTACCAGATGCTCATGGGGCGTCCGCCCTTCGTGATGCAGGACCCGCTGGAGCTCATCTTCGCGCACCAGAAGGAACCGCCACCGCGCTTCCAGACGGTGCGTCCGGAGGTGGTGATTCCCGAGGCCGTGGAGGCAGTGGTGCGCCGCTGCTTGGAGAAGCAGCCCGCGCACCGATACGAGTCCATGGAGGCGCTCCTGGAGGCACTGCGTGGAGTGGTGGGAGGCTTGGCGGATACGGGCCCTGGGGAGGTGCTGACCGGGCCGCTGGCCGTGTCGACGAACAGTGGCGTGCAAGGCACGATGGTGTTGGACATCAGCCTGGATGAGTCCTCCGTGGTTCGTCCGGAGAAGCCTCGCTCGAGCCTCCCCCGCTGGAGCTTGATGCTGGGCGTGCTGCTTGTCTGTGGCGCGGGGGCGTATCTGCTCGGTGCTCGCCATGCTCCTCCTCCCGTGGACGCGCCGACAGTCGCCGTGCCACCGGTGCCATCGGCTGCGCCGATGCGAGAGGAGCCGCCTACGATTGTTGCAGCGGTGCAGCCGCCTCAGCCCGTGCGCTTCCATGTCTCCAGCCAACCGTCAGGGGCGCGAGTCTTCTGGAAGGGTGTGGAGCGGGGCACGACCCCCTTCGTGTTGGAGGTGCCGCCGGATGCGAGAGGTCTTGCCACCGCCGAGTTGACGTTCGTGCGGGAGGGGTATCGCTCGGACCGAGTGCTCGCGGGTGGGTCTGGCGAGGTGCTCTTGAGTCAGCGCCTGCAGCGCGAGCGAGGAGGCCGAGGTGGGACGTCGTCTCCCGGCGCGGAGGTGGCGAGTCCGGTGGAGTGGCAGTCGGGCCCATCGCTGAGTGCTCCCACGCCGCTGGAGGTCCCCGTCGCGGCGGAGCCCGCGGTGGTCGGCGCACGTCCGAGTCACGTCGCCGCGGAGCCCATTCAACTGCCAGAGAACGCGAAGCCGCCCGTGGAGCTCACGGGGAATCCGCAGCCGGAGTTCCCCCAGGAGGCGCGAGCGGCGGGACGTGAAGGGATGGTGGTCCTCAAGCTGGTCGTCACCGCGCGAGGTGAGGTCCGAGATGTCACGGTGATGCGAGGCGAGGAGCCCTTCGCCTCCGCCGCACTGCGCGCGGTGCGCACGTGGCGCTATCAACCCGCGATGCTGGAGGGACAGCCTGTCGCCGTGTATCGCGTGGTCAAGGTGCCCTTCCGGCTGCGCCCGTGA
- a CDS encoding arginine N-succinyltransferase, protein MLLLRDVQKTDLAGLKRLAAVLNTVNLPNNEETLENIIDKSVKSFAGKVKNPLEREYLFVLEDVRNSLIIGTSMIIAQHGTYEAPHIYYEVSEREHYSASLERHLRHKVLSIAYNYEGPTEIGGLVVDPPYRATPDKPGKQLSYVRFLFIAMHRRLFRPRVLAELLPPLLPDGRSLLWEACGKKFTGLTYLEADRLSRQNKEFIKELFPASDIYASLFPDRVQKVLGEVGPNTRGVQRMLERIGFKYVERIDPFDGGPHFEANTGDVSLIRKYRTVKLAEEDFEMEGDDVLVAFEKESGRNRFRSVRCMARLDNQVIYLPAAAKEALGADAGDRLSIIPFE, encoded by the coding sequence ATGCTTCTCCTGCGTGACGTCCAGAAGACCGACCTGGCCGGCCTCAAGCGGCTCGCCGCCGTGCTCAACACGGTGAACCTGCCGAACAACGAGGAGACGCTCGAGAACATCATCGACAAGTCGGTGAAGAGCTTCGCCGGCAAGGTGAAGAACCCGCTCGAGCGTGAGTACCTCTTCGTCCTGGAGGATGTGCGAAACAGCCTCATCATCGGCACGTCGATGATCATCGCCCAGCACGGCACGTACGAGGCGCCGCACATCTACTACGAGGTCAGCGAGCGGGAGCACTACTCCGCCTCCCTGGAGCGCCACCTCCGGCACAAGGTCCTCTCCATCGCCTACAACTACGAGGGCCCCACGGAGATTGGTGGCCTCGTCGTCGACCCGCCCTACCGCGCGACGCCGGACAAGCCGGGCAAGCAGCTGTCGTATGTGCGCTTCCTCTTCATCGCCATGCACCGCCGGCTGTTCCGTCCGCGCGTGCTCGCGGAGCTGCTCCCGCCGCTGCTCCCGGACGGACGCAGCCTGCTGTGGGAGGCGTGCGGAAAGAAGTTCACCGGCCTGACGTACCTGGAGGCCGACCGCCTCAGCCGGCAGAACAAGGAGTTCATCAAGGAGCTCTTCCCCGCCTCGGACATCTACGCGTCCCTCTTCCCGGACCGCGTGCAGAAGGTGCTGGGCGAGGTGGGTCCGAACACGCGCGGCGTGCAGCGCATGCTGGAGCGCATCGGCTTCAAGTACGTGGAGCGCATCGACCCGTTCGACGGAGGCCCGCACTTCGAGGCCAACACCGGTGACGTGTCGCTCATCCGCAAGTACCGCACGGTGAAGCTGGCGGAAGAGGACTTCGAGATGGAGGGGGACGACGTGCTCGTCGCCTTCGAGAAGGAGTCCGGCCGCAACCGCTTCCGCTCCGTGCGCTGCATGGCCCGGCTCGACAACCAGGTCATCTACCTGCCCGCCGCCGCGAAGGAAGCCCTGGGCGCGGACGCGGGCGACCGGCTGTCCATCATCCCCTTCGAGTAA
- a CDS encoding polysaccharide lyase, whose translation MWMVPSLALAGIVWRGDFETGNRSQYSGEQMVSSDRLLVVTNPVAQGKYALKVTVKQGDDPINSSGNRNELVYQGGEKEGSEYFYRWNVMFAPDFPSVDTWQLFTQWHHDGCCGSPPLEFYVRGEEIRMVLNDDNTIPWRTKLQRGVWHEFILHVKWSSKASTGFVELWHNKENVLQKRSAVTMYAGQGNYLKLGLYRSDTVKQVGVVYHDGFIQATALEDVLEAPTVPDAGTPVDAGTPEPVPDAGEPVVPEPVDAGTPPQADAGVAADAGTDGLKPPVEVLPDGGDAEGAGCNSSGGSLAALTLLGLLGLARVRRRRSS comes from the coding sequence ATGTGGATGGTTCCCAGCCTGGCTTTGGCAGGCATTGTGTGGAGAGGTGACTTCGAGACGGGGAACCGCTCGCAATACTCGGGAGAGCAGATGGTGAGCTCGGACCGGTTGCTGGTGGTGACGAACCCGGTGGCGCAGGGGAAGTACGCGCTGAAGGTCACCGTGAAGCAGGGCGACGACCCCATCAACTCCAGCGGCAATCGCAACGAGCTGGTGTACCAGGGCGGCGAGAAGGAAGGCTCCGAGTACTTCTACCGGTGGAACGTGATGTTCGCGCCGGACTTCCCGAGCGTGGACACGTGGCAGTTGTTCACGCAGTGGCACCACGACGGGTGCTGCGGCTCACCTCCGCTGGAGTTCTACGTGCGAGGTGAGGAGATCCGGATGGTGTTGAACGACGACAACACGATTCCGTGGCGCACGAAGCTCCAGCGGGGCGTGTGGCACGAGTTCATCCTGCACGTGAAGTGGTCCTCGAAGGCGAGCACGGGCTTCGTGGAGCTGTGGCACAACAAGGAGAACGTGCTGCAGAAGCGCAGCGCGGTGACGATGTACGCGGGGCAGGGCAACTACTTGAAGCTGGGCCTGTATCGCAGCGACACCGTGAAGCAGGTCGGCGTCGTGTACCACGATGGTTTCATCCAGGCGACGGCGCTGGAGGACGTGCTGGAGGCGCCGACGGTGCCGGACGCGGGGACGCCGGTGGACGCAGGGACACCCGAGCCCGTGCCGGACGCGGGTGAGCCCGTGGTGCCGGAGCCCGTGGATGCGGGGACTCCGCCGCAGGCGGACGCGGGTGTGGCCGCGGATGCGGGCACGGACGGGCTGAAGCCTCCGGTGGAGGTGCTCCCGGATGGAGGCGACGCTGAAGGCGCGGGCTGCAACAGCTCGGGTGGCTCACTCGCGGCGCTGACGCTGTTGGGGCTCCTGGGGCTGGCGCGGGTTCGCCGTCGCCGCTCGTCGTAG
- a CDS encoding lipoprotein — translation MASCIHSGTVLFAVLALCSAGCRCGDNSNVGGARQGFRAQDEEVDFGRALEGTLTRRQVTVLATGRASVSVVVASGSPFTVVASEVMVPGGGTAVVDVDFLAGVGTAEGSLTLTGAGGTTSVRLKGLGVRPLTCTPSGPCHASTFDLASGTCVEQTLEDGVSCVPLSRCQVDGHCESGACVGAPRSCDDDNPCTVDACSPSLGCVASPVVCPVPRNPCKVGVCDRDLGCGEEDARDFSVCGPVSCKKARLCFDGSCKEMAPPDGIVCAPATACQGEGTCQGGECEKPDAGDLVATFSQELGGEPVGAPALLVQGGGLFTSVCGGDAGCRLVSFTRHGLMRYESLYPDGGPRTLLAASDAGVVVLAPSGLESYSARGLGERQWEATWESLGAPGDAGPWVGHLNAGQVALTEAGEVLAQVAWAHALDGGTATAAPVPEGARWVWLSAREDAGSLVHAGPVEPWRGESRLALDTAGTPIRYTVEGRLERADVDPDGGSALHVTSLREDGGVLIGRASLAVASGTLLVGARAFVSTDGGAQVDVDWDGGTRTLTPHAEPVLLSAAGTSGYLFAQVCAREGGLPCAPEEERTVLRAVDSTTGRPAWEVDALPFEALPGTLHDAALLQGDAVGVLADAWVPEGRQVWLQFFAQGERLGMCPLPGYPTRLAGAAFFEGRMLVVVEREGVWRLESYGLGPGIQVETLGWPQRHAHSDGARREAP, via the coding sequence ATGGCCTCATGCATCCACTCGGGGACCGTGTTGTTCGCCGTGCTCGCGCTGTGCTCGGCGGGCTGCCGCTGCGGGGACAACTCCAACGTGGGCGGTGCGCGCCAGGGCTTCCGCGCCCAGGATGAGGAGGTCGATTTCGGCCGAGCCCTCGAAGGCACGCTGACGCGGAGACAGGTGACGGTGCTCGCCACCGGCCGCGCGAGTGTCTCGGTGGTGGTGGCCTCGGGCTCGCCCTTCACCGTGGTGGCCTCGGAGGTGATGGTGCCCGGAGGCGGCACCGCCGTCGTCGACGTGGACTTCCTCGCGGGCGTGGGCACCGCGGAGGGCTCGCTGACGTTGACGGGCGCGGGAGGCACCACGTCCGTCCGGCTCAAGGGCCTGGGTGTTCGTCCGTTGACGTGCACGCCGTCGGGTCCCTGCCACGCGTCGACCTTCGACCTCGCCTCCGGCACCTGCGTGGAGCAGACCCTCGAGGATGGCGTCTCCTGCGTCCCGCTCAGTCGCTGCCAGGTGGATGGGCACTGTGAGTCGGGGGCGTGCGTGGGCGCTCCTCGCTCGTGTGATGACGACAACCCGTGCACCGTGGATGCGTGCTCACCGAGCCTGGGCTGTGTGGCATCGCCGGTGGTGTGTCCCGTGCCGCGCAACCCCTGCAAGGTGGGCGTGTGCGACCGCGACCTCGGCTGTGGCGAGGAGGATGCTCGGGACTTCAGCGTCTGTGGACCCGTGAGCTGCAAGAAGGCGCGTTTGTGTTTCGATGGCTCCTGCAAGGAGATGGCGCCACCGGATGGCATTGTCTGCGCACCCGCCACGGCCTGTCAGGGGGAGGGCACCTGTCAGGGAGGTGAATGCGAGAAGCCAGACGCGGGAGACCTCGTGGCGACCTTCAGCCAGGAGCTCGGCGGTGAGCCGGTGGGGGCTCCCGCGCTGCTCGTTCAAGGAGGCGGACTGTTCACCTCGGTCTGCGGTGGCGACGCGGGTTGCCGCCTGGTCTCTTTCACCCGACATGGGCTGATGCGCTACGAGTCGCTCTATCCCGACGGTGGCCCGCGCACCTTGCTGGCCGCGTCGGATGCGGGCGTGGTGGTGCTCGCGCCCTCGGGGCTGGAGTCCTATTCCGCCCGGGGCCTGGGGGAGCGTCAGTGGGAGGCCACGTGGGAGTCGCTCGGTGCGCCCGGGGACGCGGGGCCTTGGGTCGGGCACCTGAACGCGGGACAGGTCGCGCTGACGGAGGCAGGGGAGGTCCTCGCGCAGGTGGCGTGGGCGCATGCGCTCGATGGCGGCACCGCCACCGCTGCCCCCGTGCCGGAAGGCGCCCGATGGGTCTGGCTCTCGGCACGAGAGGACGCGGGCTCCCTCGTCCATGCGGGGCCCGTCGAGCCGTGGCGAGGAGAGTCTCGACTCGCGCTCGACACAGCAGGCACACCGATTCGATACACGGTGGAGGGCCGCTTGGAGCGCGCCGACGTCGACCCGGATGGCGGCTCCGCGCTGCACGTCACCTCCCTGCGGGAAGATGGCGGTGTCCTCATCGGGCGTGCCTCGCTGGCGGTGGCGAGCGGAACGCTCCTGGTGGGCGCGCGGGCCTTTGTCTCCACCGACGGCGGCGCACAGGTGGATGTGGATTGGGATGGAGGGACTCGGACGCTGACGCCCCACGCGGAGCCTGTGCTGCTGTCCGCGGCGGGGACCTCGGGCTATCTGTTCGCGCAGGTCTGCGCACGTGAGGGAGGACTCCCTTGTGCGCCCGAAGAGGAGCGCACCGTGCTTCGCGCGGTGGACTCGACGACGGGGCGCCCGGCGTGGGAGGTGGATGCGCTGCCCTTCGAGGCGCTGCCCGGCACGCTGCACGACGCGGCGCTGCTGCAGGGGGACGCGGTGGGAGTGCTCGCGGATGCGTGGGTGCCCGAGGGCCGGCAGGTGTGGTTGCAGTTCTTCGCCCAAGGCGAGCGACTCGGCATGTGTCCGCTGCCGGGGTACCCGACGCGGCTGGCGGGGGCCGCGTTCTTCGAGGGGCGGATGCTCGTCGTCGTCGAGCGCGAGGGCGTGTGGCGGCTGGAGTCCTACGGCCTGGGGCCGGGCATCCAGGTGGAGACACTCGGCTGGCCTCAGCGGCACGCGCATTCGGACGGGGCCCGACGCGAGGCCCCGTGA